The DNA window GTCGACGTCGTTGGTGGCCCGGCTGAGCACATCCCCCCTGGTCTGCTCCTGGAAATGCGCCGACGGCAGCCGGTGGAGCTTTTCCTCGACGGCGGAGCGGAGCCCGAACACCAGCCGCTGCACCGCGGTGGCGGTCAGGGCTCCCTGAATCCAGTTGAAGAGTGACGTGCCGAGGTACATGAGCGCCACCACCAGCAGCAGCCCTGCCAGCCGTCCCTCGTCGAACGTGCCGCCCACCAGTGGCTCGACGACGACGTCCGTTGCGTCGCCCAGAAGTTTGGGTGCCGCCACGTTCAGCGCCGCGAATCCACATGTGGAGGCAACGGCTATGACCATCCGGCCCCGGACAGGGCGCAGCAGCCCGACCAGTCGCTTGGCCGCCGGAAGGAAGGTGCCCCCTTTTCTCTCGGCGAGGTGCGCACCCCTCATGGCTGCTCGTCCAAAGCCAGCTGCAGCTCGGCAATCTCCCGGTAGGCCGGCGAGGTGCTGAGAAGCTCCGCATGGGTACCCCGGGCCACCAGCCGGCCGTCGTTCAGGACGAGGATCTGGCTGGCGTGCATGATGGTGGGGATCCGCTCGGCGACGATGATCACGGTGGCCGCCTCCAGGGCAGGCACCAGGGCATACCGGACGGCAGCCTCGGTGGCGTAGTCCAGCGCCGAGAAACTGTCATCGAACAGGAAGAGCTCCGCCTTCCGCAGCGCCGCGCGGGCAATGCACAGCCGCTGCCGCTGGCCGCCGGACAGTCCCGCCCCGCCCTGGACGACGGCGGCATACAGCCCGCCCGGGAGGCTGCTGACAAAGTCGTCCGCCTGCGCCATCCGCAGCACCCGCCACAGGTCGTCGTCCGTGGCGTCGGGTGCCGCCATCCTGAGGTTCCCGGCGACGGTGCCCGAAAAAAGGTAGGAGTTCTGCGGCACAACGGCCATCCGGGCCCGCAGGTGGTCGGCGGCCACGTCCCGGACGTCCCGTCCGCCAAACCGCACCTCTCCGTCCGTGGCTTCCAGGAACCGGGGCAGGAGGTTCAGCAGCGTGGTTTTGCCGCTGCCGGTCGCGCCGATGATGGCCGTGGTGGTGCCGGGGCGGGCGGTGAAGGAGATGTCGGCCAGCACGGCCGACTCGGCCCCCGGATAGGCGAAGGAGACGCGACGGAATTCCACGGTTCCCTGGGGCACGGTTCCGCCGGCGGCGTGTCCGCCGAATCGGCTCCCGGTGCCGACGTTCCCGACAGCCGGAGAGTGCGGTGATGGCGGGCCTGCGGCGGCGGCGTGCCGCCCCGCATGCCCGCGGACGGGAGGCGACGGAACGACGTCGAGCACTTCCTGGATGCGTTCGGCGCAGACGGCCGCGCGGGGTGCGGTCATGAACACATACATCGCCATCATGATGGCGAGCAGGATCTGCAGGATGTAGGCGATGAAGGCGGTAAGGGCGCCCACCTGCATCTGGCCGCTTTGAATGAGGTGGCCGCCGAACCAGACCACAGCCACCGAGGACAGGTTCACCACAATCATGATGATGGGAAGCATGCCTGCCACCAGGAGCGCCGACTGGAGATTGTTGCCGGTCAGCTTTCGGTTGGCCTCGGCGAAGCGGGATGCCTCGTGCCGCTGCCTGACGAACGCCCTGATGACGTTGGCCCCAATGATCTGTTCACGCAGAATCCTGGTGATGCCGTCGATCAGGGCCTGGCCTTGCCGGTACAGCGGAATGAGGCGGCGGACTATGACGTACATGATGAGCACCAGGAGCGGAACAATGGCAATGACGACGCCGGCCAGGGTGGCGTCCTGCTGGATCGCCAGGACGATTCCTCCGATGCCCATGACGGGGGCAGCGGCCAGCATGGTGAAGACCAGCACCGCGAAGGTCTGGATCTGCTGGACATCATTCGTGGCCCGGGTCACGAGGCTCGGGGCGCCAAAGGAGCCGACTTCCTGGGACGACATGTCCTGGACCCTGCCGAACAGCTCCCGCCTCAGCCGGTGCCCGATCCTCATGGCCACAACGGCGCCAAGGTAGCCGGCACCCAGGGCGGCGCCGGCCTGGACGGCGGTCAGGGCCATCATCCAGCCGCCGAGGCGGATGATCACGTCAGGCTGGCGTGCGAGGATGCCGTCGTCAATGATGCTGGCGTTCAGCGTGGGGAGCAGCAGGTTCCCGGCCGTCTGCACCACCTGCAGCACAATGATGGTCCAGACTGCGGCCCGGTGCTCTCCGAGGAGTCGGATCATCAGGCCAAAAAGCACCGCACCTCCTCCATCGATAGGACCGACCCGGAGCCTTCTTGACCGCCCCCATAGCCGCTCCGTCATTGTAAGCCACATCACATCGATCCGGAGGTGGCTCAGGTGTGGCTCGGGGTGTGGCGCGGGCCGCCGGACGGGCCCGCGCCTGTCTCTAATACACATCTAGATGTGTATAAGAGACAGGGCCCGCGCCGCCCGCCCGGCTACAAGGCCTGTCTCTTATACACATCTTCTCACAGCTTGCACGCCACTGCGAAGATCCGGCGGAACG is part of the Arthrobacter sp. KBS0703 genome and encodes:
- a CDS encoding ABC transporter ATP-binding protein — its product is MLFGLMIRLLGEHRAAVWTIIVLQVVQTAGNLLLPTLNASIIDDGILARQPDVIIRLGGWMMALTAVQAGAALGAGYLGAVVAMRIGHRLRRELFGRVQDMSSQEVGSFGAPSLVTRATNDVQQIQTFAVLVFTMLAAAPVMGIGGIVLAIQQDATLAGVVIAIVPLLVLIMYVIVRRLIPLYRQGQALIDGITRILREQIIGANVIRAFVRQRHEASRFAEANRKLTGNNLQSALLVAGMLPIIMIVVNLSSVAVVWFGGHLIQSGQMQVGALTAFIAYILQILLAIMMAMYVFMTAPRAAVCAERIQEVLDVVPSPPVRGHAGRHAAAAGPPSPHSPAVGNVGTGSRFGGHAAGGTVPQGTVEFRRVSFAYPGAESAVLADISFTARPGTTTAIIGATGSGKTTLLNLLPRFLEATDGEVRFGGRDVRDVAADHLRARMAVVPQNSYLFSGTVAGNLRMAAPDATDDDLWRVLRMAQADDFVSSLPGGLYAAVVQGGAGLSGGQRQRLCIARAALRKAELFLFDDSFSALDYATEAAVRYALVPALEAATVIIVAERIPTIMHASQILVLNDGRLVARGTHAELLSTSPAYREIAELQLALDEQP